The following proteins come from a genomic window of Mammaliicoccus sp. Marseille-Q6498:
- a CDS encoding glycine C-acetyltransferase: MVQTLDTFLTTNLNELKDNGLYNEIDVVEGANGAEITIGGKTYINLSSNNYLGLATDEDLKKAAKDAIDTHGVGAGAVRTINGTLDLHRELEETLAKFKGTESAIAYQSGFNCNMAAISAVMNKNDAILSDELNHASIIDGCRLSKAKIIRVNHSDMEDLRAKAKEAVESGQYNKVMYITDGVFSMDGDVAKLPEIVEIAEEFGLITYVDDAHGSGVMGKGAGTVKHFGLQDKIDFQIGTLSKAIGVVGGYVAGTKDLIDWLKVASRPFLFSTSLAPGDTKAITESVKKLMASTELHDKLWDNANYLKEGLKSKGFDIGHSETPITPVIIGEEKEAQTFSKRLMDEGVYAKAIVFPTVPKGTGRVRNMPTAAHTKAQLDQAIDIYEKIGKELGLI; this comes from the coding sequence ATGGTACAAACATTAGATACATTTTTAACTACGAACCTAAATGAATTAAAAGACAATGGTTTATACAATGAAATAGATGTCGTTGAAGGTGCTAATGGTGCTGAAATCACTATTGGTGGCAAAACATATATTAACTTATCATCAAACAATTACCTTGGATTAGCAACTGATGAAGATTTAAAGAAAGCTGCGAAAGATGCAATTGATACACACGGTGTTGGTGCAGGTGCAGTACGTACGATTAATGGTACGTTAGATCTTCACAGAGAATTAGAAGAAACGTTAGCGAAGTTTAAAGGTACTGAAAGCGCGATTGCATATCAATCAGGATTTAATTGTAATATGGCAGCCATTTCAGCAGTAATGAATAAAAATGATGCGATTCTTTCAGATGAATTAAACCATGCTTCTATAATAGATGGTTGTCGTTTATCTAAAGCGAAAATTATTAGAGTTAATCATTCAGATATGGAAGATTTAAGAGCTAAAGCGAAAGAAGCGGTTGAATCTGGTCAATATAATAAAGTGATGTATATTACTGACGGTGTATTCTCTATGGATGGTGATGTTGCGAAATTACCAGAAATCGTTGAAATAGCTGAAGAATTTGGTTTAATCACTTATGTCGACGATGCACATGGTTCAGGCGTTATGGGTAAAGGTGCCGGAACTGTTAAACATTTCGGCTTACAAGATAAAATAGATTTCCAAATTGGTACTTTATCTAAAGCAATCGGTGTTGTTGGTGGATATGTAGCAGGAACGAAAGATTTAATCGATTGGTTAAAAGTCGCTTCAAGACCATTCTTATTCTCAACTTCATTGGCACCTGGGGACACTAAAGCTATAACAGAATCAGTTAAAAAATTAATGGCTTCTACAGAATTACATGATAAATTATGGGATAATGCAAATTATTTAAAAGAAGGCCTAAAATCAAAAGGCTTTGACATCGGTCATTCAGAAACACCGATTACACCTGTAATTATTGGTGAAGAAAAAGAAGCGCAAACATTTAGTAAGCGTCTTATGGATGAAGGGGTATATGCTAAAGCGATTGTATTCCCAACTGTACCTAAAGGAACGGGGCGTGTAAGAAATATGCCTACTGCAGCACATACTAAAGCGCAATTAGATCAAGCAATTGATATTTACGAGAAAATTGGTAAAGAGCTCGGCTTAATATAA
- a CDS encoding amidohydrolase, producing the protein MVNWHKEVEDKFERLINIRRHMHMNPEVSFHEDNTHDFILSELKKLDKLSIRERVGERGIVAKLEGAQPGQTIAFRADFDALPIQDEKDVPYKSTVDGVMHACGHDGHTATLLTFCELLHEHQSLIKGNVVFIFQYAEELSPGGANPMIIDGALDGVDKIYGNHFWSGHPTSSIRSKPAEMMASPDYFKITIQGRGGHGAKPHTSIDPIVIVAEYISSLQKIISRNLDPIDSGVITVGKIDAGTAFNIISDTATIEGTVRTFKPEVKDLIETELERLLKGICLANNATYDFDYRRGYPTVVNHEEQYKIIKEAATNLELDYEDIGPMMIGEDFSYYLLERPGCFFLTGSGNKEKASTAPHHHPMFDLDETAMKTTTEMFLKILETEGVL; encoded by the coding sequence ATGGTAAATTGGCATAAAGAAGTTGAAGACAAATTTGAACGATTGATAAATATTCGAAGACATATGCATATGAATCCAGAAGTATCATTTCATGAGGATAACACTCATGATTTTATTTTATCTGAATTAAAAAAGTTAGATAAACTATCTATTAGAGAGCGCGTTGGGGAACGTGGTATTGTTGCAAAACTTGAAGGTGCACAACCTGGGCAAACAATAGCTTTTCGTGCCGATTTTGATGCATTACCAATTCAAGACGAGAAAGATGTTCCTTATAAATCAACTGTTGATGGCGTGATGCACGCTTGTGGACACGACGGACACACAGCCACGTTATTAACATTTTGTGAATTACTTCATGAACATCAATCTTTAATCAAAGGAAATGTCGTGTTTATATTCCAATATGCTGAAGAATTAAGTCCCGGTGGTGCCAATCCAATGATTATCGATGGTGCATTAGACGGCGTTGATAAAATATACGGAAATCATTTTTGGAGCGGCCATCCAACATCATCTATTCGTTCAAAGCCTGCTGAAATGATGGCGTCCCCTGATTATTTTAAAATTACGATTCAAGGTAGAGGCGGACATGGTGCTAAACCACATACATCTATTGATCCTATCGTAATAGTAGCAGAGTATATTTCTAGTCTTCAAAAAATCATTTCTAGAAATTTAGATCCAATTGATAGTGGTGTTATAACTGTTGGAAAAATAGACGCAGGTACTGCTTTTAATATTATTAGTGATACTGCAACGATTGAAGGAACAGTTAGAACATTTAAACCCGAAGTTAAAGATTTAATTGAAACGGAACTTGAACGATTGTTAAAAGGCATTTGTTTAGCGAATAACGCTACTTATGACTTTGATTATCGTAGGGGTTATCCTACCGTTGTGAATCACGAGGAACAATACAAAATAATTAAAGAAGCAGCAACAAATTTAGAACTAGATTATGAAGACATTGGTCCAATGATGATTGGGGAAGACTTCTCATATTATCTTTTAGAGAGACCAGGCTGTTTCTTCTTAACTGGTAGCGGTAACAAAGAGAAAGCTTCTACTGCGCCCCACCACCATCCTATGTTTGATTTAGATGAAACTGCGATGAAGACTACTACTGAAATGTTTTTAAAAATTCTTGAAACTGAAGGAGTACTTTAA
- a CDS encoding amidohydrolase has translation MNDILLQKAEDYFDELIQIRRHLHMYPELSFEEVKTPAYIADYLRNLDIDVREGVGGRGVVGTLNKDKPGPTLAIRADFDALPIQDEKEVPYKSTVDGVMHACGHDAHTAVLLMTAKILSEHRDEINGRVVFIHQHAEEVDPGGAIQMIADGCLTGVDAIIGQHVSSTLDVGKVGYKYGTTTGIPDDFWITLKGRGGHAAHPDQLIDPLAAGIQLCNDLQYIVSRKTSALSPAVLSITMFNAGETNNVIPDTCKIGGTIRTFDSNTQASVIEGFKKVLEGLATSTDVTYDLKYSKGYPPVINTEKETDLILEATKEISSVEELVELEASLGGEDFSYYQQRVPGAFFYTGTRNEHFKADFPHHHPKFDIDEKGLINAVRIFLLTTFKFMEGDNQNESIT, from the coding sequence ATGAACGATATTTTATTACAAAAAGCTGAAGATTATTTTGATGAATTGATACAAATTAGAAGACATTTACATATGTATCCTGAACTTTCATTTGAAGAAGTTAAAACACCAGCTTACATTGCTGATTATTTACGAAATTTAGACATTGATGTAAGAGAAGGTGTCGGAGGTCGTGGCGTTGTTGGTACATTAAATAAAGACAAACCTGGACCCACCCTAGCAATTCGTGCTGACTTTGACGCATTACCTATTCAAGATGAAAAAGAAGTTCCTTATAAATCTACAGTTGACGGTGTTATGCATGCATGTGGACATGACGCACATACCGCTGTTCTATTGATGACTGCTAAAATTTTATCTGAACATCGTGATGAAATTAATGGTCGTGTCGTATTTATTCATCAACACGCTGAAGAAGTTGATCCAGGAGGCGCTATTCAAATGATAGCAGACGGATGTTTAACAGGTGTTGATGCCATCATCGGTCAACATGTATCTAGCACGCTAGATGTCGGTAAAGTCGGCTATAAATACGGAACAACTACAGGTATCCCTGATGACTTTTGGATTACTTTAAAAGGTCGAGGTGGGCATGCAGCACATCCAGATCAATTGATAGATCCATTAGCTGCCGGCATTCAATTATGTAATGATTTACAGTATATTGTTTCACGTAAAACAAGTGCATTATCTCCTGCAGTACTATCTATCACGATGTTTAATGCTGGTGAAACAAACAACGTTATACCTGACACATGTAAAATTGGTGGTACGATTAGAACTTTTGATTCTAATACTCAAGCAAGCGTTATCGAAGGATTCAAAAAAGTATTAGAAGGATTAGCAACCTCTACTGACGTAACATACGACTTAAAATACAGTAAAGGCTATCCTCCTGTTATTAATACAGAAAAAGAAACGGATTTAATTTTAGAAGCTACTAAAGAAATAAGCAGTGTTGAAGAGTTAGTAGAATTAGAAGCAAGTTTAGGCGGAGAAGATTTCTCTTATTATCAACAAAGAGTCCCGGGTGCATTTTTCTATACAGGTACACGTAATGAACACTTTAAAGCTGACTTCCCGCATCATCACCCTAAATTTGATATTGATGAAAAAGGATTAATCAATGCTGTTCGAATATTCTTATTAACGACATTTAAGTTTATGGAAGGAGATAATCAAAATGAATCTATCACATGA
- a CDS encoding amidohydrolase, with translation MNLSHEVDQYLEELIEIRRYLHQNPELSFQEEHTKKYIADYLENLGIEVKKDVGGNGLLGYIKGGHEGPTIALRADFDALPIQDEKDVPYKSQVDGVMHACGHDAHTASLLITAKILKKHEKEIYGNVVLIHQHAEEVIPGGAKSMVEAGALDGVDYIFGTHTASHIEANKVGFCAGPAYAAADSFEIDIQGQGAHGAMPQLAKDPVVAASSLIVQAQSIVSRTIDPLESAVVTFGTFKGGNAFNVIADKVKLTGTIRTYLPTVKEQIKERLNGILNGIESSYGVKCNLNYNDGYPPVVNHDKETKWVKNLAHNIDSVEEAFDFPPSLGGEDVGYFLQHVPGTYFFTGVGNESLKATYPHHHPKFDLDEHALQNSAKIFLSIIEHSKDLEKSE, from the coding sequence ATGAATCTATCACATGAAGTAGACCAATATCTTGAAGAATTAATTGAAATCAGAAGATATTTACACCAAAACCCAGAATTATCTTTCCAAGAAGAGCATACAAAAAAATATATAGCCGATTACCTTGAGAATCTAGGTATAGAAGTTAAAAAAGACGTCGGAGGCAATGGATTACTCGGTTACATTAAAGGTGGCCATGAAGGTCCTACAATAGCTTTAAGAGCTGACTTTGACGCATTACCTATTCAAGATGAAAAAGATGTACCATATAAATCACAAGTAGATGGTGTTATGCACGCTTGTGGCCATGATGCACATACAGCAAGTTTATTAATAACAGCTAAAATTCTTAAAAAACATGAAAAAGAAATTTATGGCAACGTTGTTTTAATACATCAACATGCCGAAGAAGTGATACCTGGTGGCGCCAAATCAATGGTAGAAGCTGGCGCACTTGATGGTGTTGATTATATCTTTGGTACACATACAGCGAGTCATATAGAAGCTAATAAAGTTGGCTTTTGTGCTGGACCTGCATATGCTGCTGCAGACTCATTTGAAATCGATATTCAAGGTCAAGGCGCTCACGGTGCTATGCCTCAACTTGCCAAAGATCCTGTCGTTGCAGCATCATCTTTAATTGTTCAAGCACAAAGTATCGTTTCAAGAACAATTGACCCTTTAGAATCAGCTGTTGTCACTTTTGGTACATTTAAAGGTGGTAATGCATTTAATGTTATTGCCGACAAAGTAAAATTAACAGGCACAATTAGAACATATTTACCTACTGTTAAAGAACAAATAAAGGAACGATTAAATGGTATATTAAACGGCATAGAATCTAGTTATGGTGTAAAGTGCAATTTAAATTATAATGATGGTTATCCCCCTGTTGTAAATCATGATAAAGAAACAAAATGGGTTAAAAACCTCGCTCATAATATTGACTCAGTCGAAGAAGCTTTCGATTTCCCACCATCACTTGGTGGTGAAGATGTTGGGTACTTCTTACAACATGTTCCTGGAACTTATTTCTTCACAGGCGTTGGTAACGAATCACTAAAAGCAACTTACCCACACCATCATCCTAAATTTGATTTAGACGAACATGCGTTACAAAATAGTGCCAAAATCTTCTTATCAATTATTGAACATAGTAAAGATCTAGAGAAATCAGAGTAA
- the tuf gene encoding elongation factor Tu, which produces MAKEKFDRSKTHANIGTIGHVDHGKTTLTAAIATVLAKRGGGEARSYDQIDNAPEEKERGITINTSHIEYETEKRHYAHVDCPGHADYVKNMITGAAQMDGGILVVSAADGPMPQTREHILLSRNVGVPALVVFLNKVDMVDDEELLELVEMEVRDLLSEYDFPGDDVPVIAGSALKALEGDEAYEDKILELMEAVDTFIPTPERDSDKPFMMPVEDVFSITGRGTVATGRVERGQIKVGEEIEIIGLAEESSKTTVTGVEMFRKLLDFAEAGDNIGALLRGVSRDDVNRGQVLAKPGSITPHTKFKAEVYVLSKEEGGRHTPFFTNYRPQFYFRTTDVTGVVQLPEGTEMVMPGDNVEMDVELISPIAIEDGTRFSIREGGRTVGSGVVTIIEA; this is translated from the coding sequence ATGGCTAAAGAAAAATTTGATCGCTCAAAAACACATGCCAATATTGGTACTATCGGTCACGTTGACCATGGTAAAACAACTTTAACAGCTGCAATTGCAACTGTATTAGCAAAACGTGGTGGCGGTGAGGCTCGTTCATACGACCAAATCGATAACGCACCAGAAGAAAAAGAACGTGGTATTACAATCAATACTTCACACATCGAATATGAAACTGAAAAACGTCACTATGCTCACGTTGACTGCCCAGGACACGCTGACTATGTTAAAAACATGATCACTGGTGCTGCTCAAATGGACGGCGGTATCTTAGTAGTATCTGCTGCTGACGGCCCAATGCCTCAAACTCGTGAACACATTCTTTTATCACGTAACGTAGGTGTTCCTGCATTAGTTGTATTCTTAAACAAAGTTGACATGGTTGACGATGAAGAATTATTAGAATTAGTTGAAATGGAAGTTCGTGACTTATTGTCAGAATATGACTTCCCTGGAGACGACGTTCCTGTAATCGCTGGTTCAGCATTAAAAGCTTTAGAAGGCGACGAAGCTTACGAAGATAAAATCTTAGAATTAATGGAAGCTGTTGATACATTCATTCCAACACCAGAACGTGATTCTGACAAACCATTCATGATGCCAGTTGAGGACGTATTCTCAATCACTGGTCGTGGTACTGTTGCTACAGGCCGTGTTGAACGTGGACAAATCAAAGTCGGTGAAGAAATTGAAATCATCGGTTTAGCTGAAGAATCTTCTAAAACAACGGTAACAGGTGTAGAAATGTTCCGTAAATTATTAGACTTCGCTGAAGCTGGAGATAACATCGGTGCTTTATTACGTGGTGTTTCTCGTGACGATGTTAACCGTGGTCAAGTATTAGCTAAACCAGGTTCAATCACTCCTCACACTAAATTTAAAGCTGAAGTTTATGTATTATCAAAAGAAGAAGGTGGACGTCATACTCCATTCTTCACAAACTACCGCCCACAATTCTATTTCCGTACTACTGACGTAACTGGCGTTGTTCAATTACCAGAAGGTACTGAAATGGTTATGCCTGGCGACAACGTTGAAATGGACGTTGAATTAATTTCACCAATCGCTATTGAAGACGGTACTCGTTTCTCAATCCGTGAAGGTGGACGTACAGTTGGATCAGGCGTTGTTACAATCATCGAAGCTTAA
- the fusA gene encoding elongation factor G → MARDFSLKNTRNIGIMAHIDAGKTTTTERILYYTGRIHKIGETHEGASQMDWMEQEQERGITITSAATTAQWDGHRVNIIDTPGHVDFTVEVERSLRVLDGAVTVLDAQSGVEPQTETVWRQATTYGVPRIVFINKMDKMGANFEYSVGTLHDRLQANAHPIQLPIGAEDDFTAIIDLVEMKCFQYNNDLGTEIEEVEIPESHKQQAEEARERLIEAVAESNDELMEKYLGGEDISIDELKAAIRKATCDVEFYPVLCGTAFKNKGVQLMLDAVIDYLPSPLDVKPIIGHRTDDDDEEVIARPDDSAPFAALAFKVMTDPFVGKLTFFRVYSGTMESGSYIKNSTKGKRERVGRILQMHANSREEISTVYSGDIAGAVGLKDTSTGDTLCDEKDNIILESMEFPEPVIHLSVEPKSKADQDKMTNALVKLQEEDPTFHAHTDHETGQVIIGGMGELHLDILVDRMKREFKVECTVGAPMVSYRETFKTSAQVQGKFSRQSGGRGQYGDVHIEFTPNEQGGGFEFENAIVGGVVPREYIPSVEAGLKDSMENGVLAGYPLVDVKAKLFDGSYHDVDSSEMAFKVAASLALKEAAKRCDPVILEPMMKVEIVMPEEYMGDIMGDVTSRRGRVEGMEARGNAQVVRAFVPLSEMFGYATNLRSNTQGRGTYTMVFDHYEEVPKSISEEIIKKNKGE, encoded by the coding sequence ATGGCAAGAGATTTCTCTTTGAAAAACACTCGTAATATCGGTATCATGGCTCACATCGATGCTGGTAAAACAACGACTACTGAACGTATTCTTTATTACACAGGCCGTATCCATAAAATTGGTGAAACACATGAAGGTGCTTCACAAATGGACTGGATGGAACAAGAGCAAGAGCGTGGTATCACGATTACTTCTGCTGCCACTACTGCACAATGGGATGGTCACCGTGTAAACATCATCGATACACCAGGACACGTAGACTTCACAGTTGAAGTTGAACGTTCTTTACGTGTGCTTGATGGTGCTGTAACTGTACTTGATGCGCAATCAGGTGTTGAACCTCAAACTGAAACAGTTTGGCGTCAAGCTACAACTTACGGAGTTCCTCGTATTGTATTCATTAACAAAATGGATAAAATGGGTGCGAACTTTGAATACTCAGTTGGTACATTACATGATCGTTTACAAGCAAATGCTCACCCAATTCAGTTACCAATTGGTGCGGAAGATGATTTCACAGCTATTATTGACTTAGTAGAAATGAAATGTTTCCAATATAACAATGACTTAGGTACTGAAATTGAAGAAGTTGAGATTCCAGAATCTCACAAACAACAAGCTGAAGAAGCTCGTGAGAGATTAATTGAAGCTGTTGCAGAATCAAATGACGAATTAATGGAAAAATACTTAGGTGGAGAAGATATCTCAATTGATGAGCTTAAAGCGGCTATCCGTAAAGCTACTTGTGACGTTGAATTCTACCCAGTACTTTGTGGTACAGCATTCAAAAACAAAGGTGTTCAATTAATGTTGGACGCTGTTATTGATTACTTACCATCACCATTAGATGTTAAACCAATCATTGGTCACAGAACTGATGACGACGATGAAGAAGTAATTGCTAGACCTGATGATTCAGCACCTTTCGCTGCATTAGCGTTTAAAGTAATGACTGACCCATTCGTAGGTAAATTAACATTCTTCCGTGTTTATTCAGGTACTATGGAATCTGGATCATACATTAAAAACTCTACTAAAGGTAAACGTGAACGTGTAGGTCGTATCCTACAAATGCACGCTAACTCTCGTGAAGAGATTTCTACTGTATATTCAGGAGACATTGCCGGTGCTGTTGGTCTTAAAGATACTTCAACTGGTGATACTTTATGTGACGAAAAAGATAATATTATCTTAGAATCTATGGAGTTCCCAGAGCCAGTTATCCACTTGTCAGTTGAACCAAAATCAAAAGCTGACCAAGATAAAATGACTAACGCATTAGTTAAATTACAAGAAGAAGATCCAACATTCCATGCACACACTGACCATGAAACTGGACAAGTTATCATCGGTGGTATGGGTGAATTGCATCTTGATATCTTAGTAGACCGTATGAAACGTGAATTCAAAGTTGAGTGTACTGTTGGTGCTCCAATGGTATCTTATCGTGAAACGTTCAAAACATCTGCTCAAGTACAAGGTAAATTCTCTCGTCAATCAGGTGGACGTGGACAATATGGTGATGTTCATATTGAATTTACACCTAACGAACAAGGTGGCGGATTCGAATTCGAAAACGCTATTGTCGGTGGTGTAGTTCCTCGTGAATACATTCCATCTGTTGAAGCAGGTCTTAAAGATTCTATGGAAAACGGTGTATTAGCTGGTTATCCATTAGTTGATGTTAAAGCTAAATTATTTGACGGTTCATACCATGATGTCGATTCATCAGAAATGGCCTTCAAAGTTGCTGCATCACTAGCTCTTAAAGAAGCTGCAAAACGTTGTGACCCTGTAATCTTAGAGCCAATGATGAAAGTTGAAATCGTTATGCCTGAAGAGTACATGGGTGACATCATGGGTGACGTAACAAGTCGTCGTGGACGTGTTGAAGGTATGGAAGCTCGCGGTAACGCTCAAGTTGTTCGTGCATTCGTACCACTTTCAGAAATGTTCGGTTACGCTACAAACTTACGTTCTAACACTCAAGGTCGTGGTACTTATACTATGGTATTTGATCACTACGAAGAAGTTCCAAAATCAATTTCTGAAGAAATCATCAAAAAAAATAAAGGTGAATAA
- the rpsG gene encoding 30S ribosomal protein S7: MPRKGPVPKRDVLPDPIHNSKLVTKLINKIMLDGKRGTAQRILYSAFDLVQERSGRDANEVFDEAISNIMPVLEVKARRVGGSNYQVPVEVRPERRTTLGLRWLVNYARLRGEKTMEERLANEILDAANNTGGAVKKREDTHKMAEANKAFAHYRW, translated from the coding sequence ATGCCTCGTAAAGGTCCAGTTCCAAAAAGAGATGTATTACCAGATCCAATTCACAACTCAAAATTAGTTACAAAATTAATCAATAAAATCATGCTTGATGGTAAACGTGGTACTGCTCAAAGAATTCTTTATTCAGCATTCGATCTTGTTCAAGAACGTTCAGGTAGAGATGCTAATGAAGTATTTGATGAAGCTATCAGCAACATCATGCCTGTACTTGAAGTTAAAGCTCGCCGTGTAGGTGGTTCAAACTATCAAGTACCTGTTGAAGTACGTCCAGAGCGTCGTACTACTCTAGGTTTACGTTGGTTAGTTAACTATGCTCGTCTTCGTGGTGAAAAAACTATGGAAGAGCGTTTAGCTAATGAAATCTTAGATGCTGCCAACAATACTGGTGGAGCAGTTAAGAAACGTGAAGATACACACAAAATGGCAGAAGCTAACAAAGCATTTGCTCATTATCGTTGGTAA
- the rpsL gene encoding 30S ribosomal protein S12 translates to MPTINQLVRKPRTSKTQKSTAPALNRGYNSMKKKMTTVYSPQKRGVCTRVGTMTPKKPNSALRKYARVRLSNNIEVNAYIPGIGHNLQEHSVVLIRGGRVKDLPGVRYHIVRGALDTSGVDGRMQSRSLYGAKKPKAAKK, encoded by the coding sequence ATGCCTACTATTAACCAATTAGTACGTAAACCTCGTACTAGCAAAACACAAAAATCTACTGCACCAGCATTAAACAGAGGTTACAATAGCATGAAGAAAAAAATGACTACTGTATATTCTCCACAAAAACGCGGTGTATGTACTCGTGTAGGAACTATGACACCTAAAAAACCTAACTCAGCGTTACGTAAATATGCTCGTGTTCGTTTATCAAACAACATCGAAGTTAACGCGTATATCCCTGGTATCGGCCACAACTTACAAGAACACAGTGTTGTACTTATTCGTGGTGGACGTGTAAAAGATTTACCTGGTGTGCGTTATCATATCGTACGTGGTGCTTTAGATACTTCTGGTGTTGACGGTCGTATGCAAAGCCGTTCACTTTATGGTGCTAAAAAACCTAAAGCTGCAAAAAAATAA
- a CDS encoding ribosomal L7Ae/L30e/S12e/Gadd45 family protein: MSNEKALSLNQDNYVIGLKQTTKALLKRDVRKVIIAQDVNIHILSKVITIAFETGVPIDYSPTRQELGSHYGIEVNATVVALLK; encoded by the coding sequence ATGTCTAATGAAAAAGCCTTAAGCTTAAATCAAGACAATTATGTCATTGGTTTAAAACAAACCACTAAAGCATTATTGAAACGTGATGTACGCAAAGTAATCATTGCTCAAGATGTCAATATTCATATTTTGTCGAAAGTGATAACTATAGCATTTGAGACAGGCGTTCCAATAGACTATAGTCCTACAAGACAAGAGCTTGGATCGCATTATGGAATAGAAGTAAATGCGACAGTTGTTGCATTGCTTAAATAA